From Aegilops tauschii subsp. strangulata cultivar AL8/78 chromosome 5, Aet v6.0, whole genome shotgun sequence:
CGTTTTCATCCTCACCTTCTCTCTCCAAAACAATCTCACTCCTCAAATCCGAATCCTCATTCTATGGCATTTTAACGAACACGTTGTGTGCGACACCGTAGAGCACGCAGCCTGGGAAGAAAGAAGGCAGATGAATCCTTGCTGGATGCGGTGGCGGGCGGCCGGCGAGCGTGGCATGCGCAGGCACGAGCGCCTCGGCCATCACGCGGCGGCAGCACGCAGCCAGCACACGCGACGGCGGCATGCACGGCCAGCACGCACGGCTAGCATGCTGCAGCACGCGGTGGTGGCTAGCGTGCACCCGGCGAATAGTATGCACGCGCAAGCCAATAGGCAGCTGTGCACAGCCAGCCCTGACACGGCTGCGCGCGCCAACCAGCACGCACGGTGGCACGCCGCGGCTACGCACGGATGGCAGCATGCGAGGCGACCAGCCCGCACGCCGCGGCCACCACGAGCGCATGGCCAGCACGGCTGCACACAGCGGGCGCACGGCTGGGCTGGCAACGGCCGCCAGTGTTGGAAATAAGCCATGCATTGTCTGGGCATTATCCGGCCATTATCTGGGCATTGTCTGGGCATTATCCGGCCAACTCGTGGCAGCCAGCGCGCACGCGGAGGCCACACGCAGCGGCTGCACGTACGAGGCTGTGTCAGACGGACTCCGCCCCTGCTAGCTCCGGCAATCACCGGAGAGgtgggggagagagagagagagatgtttTTGCGCAGCTCAACTGTTTGCAGATTTTTTGCTCTTTCCTTTTATTCAGTCGTTGCAAACTCTAACAGAAAACGAGAGAAAGCCGGGCACGAGCAGGTCGCGAGTGCTGCCATCCCAACACTCCCTACTCGTTGCCCGTCATGGCGCCGTGACCGTTCAGTCGTTCCATCCATCCCAGGATCAGGTCAAGGCGCAGTGATCCTAGCTAGCTACTCCAATGCGCAACTCGGTTTATTCTGACGAAACTGAAGAAGGAAAACTACTGTCGAAATTGAAACTTTCGACACCTAAAACCATACTGTCAACTGAAACTGAAGTTTACCCTGACAATCACCCCCTTAAGCTGAAGGTTCAGGTAGTTAGCTCGACCATGCCGATGCTTGATCTCAGCTGCTGCAGTCGACCACGCCCAAGAGGTTTCGTGAGCATGTCCGCGAGCTGCAGCTCTGTTGGCACATACTCGAGCTCGATCTTCTTCGTTTCCATGCAACGGAAAGGTGtgaggctagtcatagtgggagtaacttatcTAGTAACATAGCGCACTTCAAGAAAATTCTGTTTATGTGGCAAGTAATTAATGAGaggtggtaacataatatgttactgcaACATAACGCTTTtcaagacaagatgagtctacgAGCTAATAAATGAAGCCATCTATGATAGTACTATTACATTACTTTGCATTATGaaggtagtaacttagactagtgtcataagttactccccactatgaccagcctaatgACACCCGGGAGCCCCGGCACCCTTTTATCTCGCGCGTCCAGCCCTTTAAGgcccctcccaatgctccaccttgTACAGGTGCTAATGCTGCCATGTAGGCAACAAATCTGATGTGGCAAGGTAATTAAGAGGAGAGAGATGAGtgtggtgaccccaggaagaaacaaTGCCAAGCGCGAGAACCTAGGCAAAACACTTAAATGGAAGAATCCCACCAATACATGAAGAACTTTAATTGCAAAATCATTAAATGAAGGATACTTAGCACCAACAagttaagcacctatgcattggggtcTTTAGTTGCTAAAGTATTTAATATGCTTAGCACCTCATGTAAGCACCAATGCATTGAAAGCAGCCTAATGATTCGTGCGGTGGTGCAGCCAGGAGCAGGCCATTAGCGATGGCAGTTTTAATTAATCAGCTAAAGCGCAGTGCTGGACAGGGCATATGCAGACTAGGCTTTTGCATATGGGTAAGACAGCGGGCCATAGTTGATAGGACAGGTCACAGGTGGTGCATGCAGCGTTGTGCTTCTTTTGACCGGAGTTCTCATCATGTTATGTCAATCTcgtctatctctactcttataaaaaaatcgagttggtgatgatggtgtgcctaccatcctacaatatagaccgtccgatctatatctggcggatagaaagcaaactatatCAATTTTacaaaaagatacccgcacccctctccacatttgcagataaggccttccctcgttcatctttGTTTCCCACAAGATAAATAACTCGTATAAATGCATCtcgatgttccatgcaacgcatgggcctcTTGCTAGTTCTAGTATATTTTTCTGTGTTCTTCTTTTGATTGGAGAGAGGAGAAAGGTGAGGAGAGAGAGCCTCTTCTTTCAGTGAGCCCGTGTGTGAGAGAGGAATGGCgggggagagaggagagagaggctGTGAGAGAGAAGAGAGATAAAATAGCTTTTTTCCATGAGAGAGTGACGGGAgttcggggaggagagagaggttGTGAAAGGAGTGAGGGGAGAAAGGTAAGGAGTGTTTTCTTTTTGTGAGACGTGTGTGACAGTGATACATGTCAGAAGAGAGAGGAGATAAAAAAGAGGTATAGTCACATCGATGCATGTTCCGCTGTCGGCAagatttcgtgttttgaccctttttgGTAAGAAATTCAGGATCTGACCCCCGTTTGAACTTATTTCATGATCTGACCCTTTTGCCTACCGCCAGGGGGGCTGGCGGTAGGTGTGCACGTCCTACCGCCATCCTCTCTGGCGGTAGGACCTTTGACGACGACTGACGGTCGTCTGAGCTGGCTGACGTGGAGAAGGGCCTACCGCCAGGGGCTCTGGCGGTAGGGTACTGAAGCTTACCGCCGGAccctctggcggtagggtcctgTGTGGTGGATAAGGTGGGGAGGGGCTGGTTTATGGGCCCCACCACCACTCTTCTTCCCCACTCACCTTCTTCCCCGTGCTCAGctcctctcccctctctctcccactCACAAACCCCCCTAGATCCCCTCCACTTGCTTGAGATTTCACCGGTGGATTCGGATCATTTTCATCACCCAAGGTACCTCTCTCATTCCCCCTCCTTTTGATTGGTTGAGATCTTTGTTTTGTGTGCATTTGCTTGGTTGCAAACCCTAGTTTATCATTTTTGGTGTGGTCAAATCAATTAATATGATCCATTTAGGTTTATGTTTGTGATTTCCTTATGTATGATGTGGTTCGAATTGCTTGTAGAATAGTTTGTGTACCTAGATCTAGTGCTAGTCTTCGTGTACATAATTGGGGTTGGGTTAGGCTTAAGAAAGCAATTAAACCTAAGTTACTTTAATAGCAACTTTTCGAAATGTAGGATGGCACGGTTCGTTTCTTTGAAGCTTCTGCTGAGGCGGCGGCCAACCGTGAACGCGAATTGATTGAGGAAAAGATGAACTTGTGGATCGAAGCCATTGATGCGTTGAATACGGAGTGTAGAGCCTTTTCACATTATTATTTCAATAATGACCGTTCCGAAAATTTTATCAAAAAAAAGGAGAGACAGatgaacaagctcaagacggcggaAAAAAATTGTAGGCGTGATCTAGCAATGCAAATTGCATTGTGTGTGACAAGGGGAGAATATGCTGAGATAGACATGGGAAATCATGGTCAGGTCATTGATTGGTTAGTTCGCCAACCATTCTCGTCGGACGAGAACCGGGTTTCTCGTTGGGCATGGGTCAAAGAAAGAAATGATGTTATTTGTTGCAACGCGGGACCGTACGCCACGTAGAATTGCATGAGGCTATGTAATCTTTGTCATTTCGACTGTAATGACATGTACCCTTTGCTTGGTCATCATTTGAACTACTATGACTTGTACCCTTAACATTTGAACTCATTAAGAACTACTATGACTTGTACCCTTAACATTTCGAAATGTAGGATGGCACGGTATGTCATATCAAGTAACCAAGTGTTATACTCTACTcaatttattttctgttttgttCTATGTCATCTTAAACCCGTTTATTCATGTAGGATGGACATTCGATCCATGACTATGAACATAGCGTGTGAGAAGCTCATTTCGGAGCGGCACCGTTGCTTGAAGAGGGAATGTGAAGCATGGTTAAAGAGTTGTGATGAGGCAAATGCGGCCATGAAGGATTTTAGCAAGTATTATGTTATCGGGGAACCTTGTGATGCTAAGGAGAAAAAAGCTTTCCAAAAGCTTGTGAACAAGAAAGAGAGGATGATTGAGGAGCTGCAAGACCGGGAATATGCTTGCAGACACGCTTTGGCAATTGAGATTGCATTCACTGCAAGCAAAGAAGAATTCCTTGAGATGGACTTGAGGAAACCCGGCCAGTTCATAGGATGGGCAATCAAACAAGGCGTGTCAGAGAATCCCGCCCGCCGTGCTGCATGGGCTTGGTTCCGTGAAACGAATGGTGTGTTGGGTCAACTGAAGCGTAATCAAGCGCGTGACGATCAAATTGAACGTCTGATAAGTATGAGAAATATGTTTACCTGTTTAGAAAATGTGCCGTTGAGCATGAGTTATTAGTTTCAACCGATGTCATCCGAACCGGCTCATGTTTTAATAAGTTTGAACATGTGTTATTCATGGATGTAATGAACTATGTTGAGTTGAGTTATGTATGTGCTAGCGAGATGGTAATTCTAATATTTGATAGAATTGGGTATATTATTCTAACATTCGACAAATGGGGCAAAACAGAGGGGAGGAGAGGGATCAAACCCTACCGCCACACCCGCTGGCGGTAGGTTGCAGGACCCTACCGACAGGGAGCATGGTGGTAGGGGGTGGCAAACCTTCTGTAACGAGAAACACGAGCACCCTGACGGTAGGGTCCACCAGGGAGCATGGCAGTAGGGGGTGGCAAACCTTCTGTAACGAGAAACACGAGCACCCTGGCGGTAGGTTCTTCTGTAACGAGAAACACGAGCACCCTGGCGGTAGGGTCGAACCTACCGCCAGGGTGCTCGTGTTTCTCGTTACAGAAGGTTTGTCACCCCCTACCGCCATGCTCCCTAGCGGTAGGGTCCTGCAACCTACCGCCAGCGGGTGTGGCGGTAGGGTTTGATCCTACCGCCATTCACTTTGGTTTCTTCGTCACAGCAGGTTTGCCCCCCTACCGCCATGTGCGCTGGCGGTAGGGTCCAGCATCCTACCGCCAAGGCCTGTGGTGGTAGGGTTAAAAACTCTGAAAACAGAGCACTCTGTTCTGTTCTATCCCTCTTCTCTTCCCAGCACAACAGTTTTTCAATAAGAATTGTGACAAATCATAGAATATGCTGACAAACTGAATTCATTCACAACACCTTGCAAACATCTTCACACCAAATTCAATTCAAATGGCAAATTCATTCACGACAAGTTCACGACACTTGGCTTCTTGCCTTAGTACTACATAGTTCATGATAAATTTGGCATGGCTTCATCCGGTTACATGACGAGTCCACCGAAGCGAAGGCTTTACTGAGTCATACGGGGCCATTCCCCTTCTTGTCACGTGCCTCATCCTCCTCTTGTGCCTTGCGAGCTTTTGTAAGCTTTCTTGCCCTCTCCTCCTCACGAGCAAGTTTCGCTTggcgtgccctctcctcctcgcgTTGCTTCCGCTCCATCCTCTCTTTCTGACGACGCTCTTCCTCCAAGCCTCTTTGAAACCTTTCTTCGAACAGCCGCTGGCGCCTAAGACAATCTTCATATTGGTCCTTTTGGATATCTTTTGGCACTTCATGATCTATCCAACTGAAGTATTTGCATAGAGGAGGCGGTGACTGCATGTAAAACGGATGTTAGTGTTGACACACATTTTAGAGTAACATGTTACTTCTCTAGCATACCTGTGGAAGGTCATAGGCGTTAGTTGGAAGCGCACAATACGTGAATGCCTCAATGCATTGTCCAAAGCTCCAAAAGGCACGACGAAACACTCCGTCAGTTGACTCCACCCGATGGCGCATTCCCGGGTTTCGATGAGCAATGGCTGCCAACATCTTGGGAAGAATGTTATATGCGGCCTCATAATCACCATGCAACATCCTAATAGCGTTTGCCTTCGCCATCCATGCCTTCCCATACTTGACCGGGTATCCGAAAAGTTCCTCAATCGAAGACATGAGAAACTTGACCTTCACGGTTGGATCATGTGCTATTTGATGCAACAATTTGTATCCTAGATACTCAGACATGAGTTGACGGTGTCCTTTGCTTCGGTCGGCCTTGTCCGGGGGTACGCACGTGTGAGTGCCAACATGACTCTTCAACACCCATTGCCCGGTTTCTTTGATTTTTCTCCCGCGGACCTTCCATTTGCAATCTTCTTGGTCACATTTGACTGTGTACTGAAGTTTTTGATTTGAATGACCAACAACAAACGGCCTATGGTTCCTAATGGCATAGTCACACAACCATATCTTGAACTCTACCAAAGAACCAAACTTGATGCCTTTCTTCAAATGAGCATTCTCATCCTCATTTTCTGGTCGAGGATCACTAAATTTGGGGCACGGCGTTGGCTCAGACAACCAGAATCTCAGCCCACCGTCAACGACGACATTGTTCGCAAGACTCACATCCCTAAACAATGGCGGCCCTCTCTCCTTGCCGGCCACCTTCTTGTAGATTTCATTTTCTTGCGCAGTCAACCCATCCTCATCCAATTCTTCCTCCGGACCCTCGTCATCCGAATTATACCCACACATACGGTTATAAGGGAGGGTACGGTCCATGTCTTGTTGCCGCACAATGACATCCAAGTTACCAATTGGATTGTAATGGATCTCTTCATTCTCCAAGTAAGCATCCTCTTGAGAAACAATAGCATCATCAtcaacatgaccactagcatcttCTTCAACATGAGGAATAGCATCATGATGGAGTACTATGGCGCTAGCATTGATATGATCTTCATTGGGTTGGCTACTTGATGGTTGGCTAGAACAATTGGGGACATACACCTCGACACTATCATCATGTATTGGGGAGGATGCATTGCGGTTGAGATCAATTtgcaaaggaggaggaggatcaACCTTTGTGGCAAAGATCTCAAGATACTTGTCTTGTGATGCGTCTACTTTTTCCTTGTACACATTCCAATGCAATTGGGAGGTGATGGGCATACTCTTTAATCGGGACTTTACTCCCAATCCAACGTCATACCTCCCAATAAGCTTAACCTTGGCATTCGGGTCATTCCAATGTAAGACGCTTCTCACTTTAACTACAAGATCATCAAAGCTTGGACTTGTGTCAAAAACCATAGCCTCTTCCCCTTCATCGTCATTTCCAAGCATAAATGTCGACTTGTCCAAATAATGAACATTAACGAGCTTATGCATCTAAGAAATTGGAAACAATATAATCAATCCATATATGTCATCCAACCAACACAAATGGACAAATGAACTAAATTTTGCATAAATTGGACAACTAACTACTATTCATACTAAAGTTAACCTAACCattaaccctaaccctaaccataacccctAACATAAccactataaccctaaaccccaACATATATAACCACCAACATAACCCCCAACATAAATaccataaccctaaccctaacactAACCCCTAACATAACCATAACCCTAGCCATAAATGCATCATAAATGCACACAACAAGATCAACACCTAGGGTTTGCAATAAATTGACCAAAAGCACACAAAACAAAGATCTCAACCAATCAAAAGGAGGGGGAATGGGGGAGGTACCTTGGGTGATGAAAATGCTCCGGATCCACCGGTGAAATGTCAAGCAAATGGAGTGGATCTAGGGGGATTtgtgagggggagagaggggtGAGAGGAGCTGAGCACGGGGAAGAGGGTGAGTGGGGAAGAAGAGTGGTGGTGGGGCCCACAAACCAGCCCCTCCCCACCTTATCCACCACAcaggaccctaccgccagagggTCTGGCGGTAGGCTTCAGTACCCTACCGCCGGAGCCCTTGGCGGTAGGCCCTTTTCCACGTCAGCCAGCTCAGACGGCCGTCAGTCGCCGTCAAAGGTCCTACCGCCAGAGAGGATGGCGGTAGGACGTGCACACCTACCGCCAGCCCCCCTGGCGGTAGGCAAAAGGGTCAGATCCCGAAATAAATTCAAACGGGGGTCAGATCCTGAATTTCTTACcaaaaagggtcaaaacacgaaattttccctccgttgtcccGCTGATGCATTCAACTGCACTGCGAGAATAGGTCCAGTGTCGTTTCAAATATTAGTAGTCTTCGCCGCTTAAAGAAATCCTAGACCTGCTAATACAACTAGTGATGCAGGGTCTGGTCCATATCCCGAGTAGCTGTTTCCTGGACGGATGGTTGGGATAACCGGGTGCCTAGACACCCGAGTGGTGAAAATTCAATCTCCCATTTAAATAATGGCATGTTGCTGCCCTCTCAGTGGCCGAGGAGGGACACACATATGAGGATAGAGCAACAAAGGGGAAATACCCCTTGGCTCTCTGGTGTATATGCACCTCATATGGAAATAGTAATCACAAAAAAAGCCAAAAGTATCTGAAACTTTTTCGGAAACAAACTTGACATTTTGTTGTAGTCGTATAAAAAGTTTCGTGAAGGAAAAACCCCGTCGAATTCAGGCAAAAAAATTCAAGGAAAAAGTGTGATTAGTAACTTTTATATAGTATTGGTTTTGTTTCCAAAGAGGTTTCAGAACATTTGACTTTTTTTCAGTTACTAATTACTAAATTATTTTTACATATCAGATGCATATATACTGAGAGCCAAAAGTCTGCTTCCAGCGAAAAAAGTGTTATATGCTTGTTCCACATGTATCCATATGTTCCCCAGGTCAACTTGAAGCCAGATAGGTCTAAGGTCCTATTATTTTTGCCAAAAAAAATCAAGGATGTAGGTATATACAGTACATGTTTTTTTAGAACATATACAGTACATGTATGTGCTCTACCACGCTGACTGTTATAATTTGAAACTGTACCTACCTTCAGCCaagcagcccagcccacctcccaTTATCTAACTCCTCTTCTTTCTCTGTCCACAAAAATGGCGGAAAACCCTATTTCACGCACGCTGCCGGAAATAGTATGATTTTCGTACGTTACCGACTCCTTGTCTCTACGTCAAACTCTGTATTAAGTCAGCCCAATTAGAGGGCTATTTTGTTTCGTTGGTATGATTTTCTGAGTTTTGAGAAGACTCCACTCTATTTTCTTTCCTATCTCTGTTTTTCTGCTGGATTtactttttttcttttgtttcttttactgtttttttccttttttttctcttctacatcattttatttcctttttccattattaatttttatttttggaaataactcgtgaacatttttattagtgaatatttttaaattccACTAAATTTTTTAATTTATGAATACTTCTAAAGTTTTTGGACATTTTTTAAAATATAAAAAATGTGAAATTCCCAAAAAAAATCCTGAACATATTTTATAAATCATGAACATTCATAAAGTTGACGACATTTTTAACATCTATGATTATTCTTTAAATTCGTGCACAGTTTTAAATTTTGGGAATAATTTTTCTGAATATATTTTAAAATCCACAACTATTTTTAACATATTTTAAattatttaattttttaaaattaatgaacaCTCTCAAAACCCTCTGTGCATTTTTCGAATTTGCAAAAGCTTTTTAAATTCATGGAACATTTGAgaaaattcgtgaacatttttttcaaatccaACATTTTCAAAAAATCATGACTCTTTCCAGGTTTGTGGAACATTTTGAATCTTCctgatcatttttttaatttgtgaaTTTTCTTAATCACTTGTTTTAAGTATGTCAAGAAATAAGCTACTTAAAAAATATTGTGTGCTACATCACCACGTGCTAGTCATCTGAACGGAACGACCCGAAGAACAAGAAACACAGAGGTTGTCGTTGCCCGCGCCGTATATTCATTAAGCAAACAAGTGGGCGTAAATCCCAAAACGAACCCTCGAAGCTTCCCCACTGAAGGCGGGGAATAGGAGCTCCCAAAAAGGGCATATATTTAAGCAGTTGGTGCATCTTTCCAAGAGCACAACCGTCATGCATCTTCAGTTCTCCAATCGATTGTGAGCTCTAGAAATCCGGAGCTAGCAACGCGGTCGCACCACTTCTGTTCAAGAGCTCGAGGCCCCCCTTTTTAAGAAAAGAGCTCAAGGCCTCGAACAACTGGTTGTATATCGCTGCCACACCATCCATGGCTTGTGAGACATTGTCTTTTGCTTAAAATATAGTCACTGACGGAGAGTTTtctgacagctgggccacgatctgagacgtcggatcgtgggttgtcacggactcggacggtgtgcggtgtctcctaaccctagccgccacgaacagatcacatctgctccacgcgcacgtccaccgtcgttcccttgctgctgctgccgccggtgactccatcccgtccgccgcgtacacggtcgacgggagagcaggtctccgaaaccacgcccttctggttcctgtacggggtgaggggcgaataggtttttgggcagcgattacgcgactgctcacttccgatcgtctacttcctctacgtccgcgtcgccttcatcatcaccatgtccaccgacgccgaacgtgccgccgccgagaaagctgaagctgataagaaggccgccgaggacgccgctgctgccaccaaagccgcggcctctgcatggcctactggagggtataactcgtttatcccgctcctactgttttctgttttagccatgctagcgttatacgtagatttttctgcaattagcgtagtatgtgctACTTTGACTGAATATCAATATGCGATCATatgtgtcaatgccatgctagtgatttactcgtggattaatttaatcgagaaattgcctatttactcaacaatccaaaaacctaatatgtgtaggaatttttcggcaagtggctttgccgctgcactgaaaccggataagtttaccggtacatactttaagcgttggcagactaagaccacgttatggctcacggctatgaacgtgttctgggtcaccggtgtctccacgggaacgattgctcctgaacaggagaaggcgttcaaggaggctaccgttgtgtttctcggagcagttcttagcgtgatcggagataaactggtcgacgcatatttacatgtgcatgttgccaaggacttgtgggaggcgctcgAATCTAAGTTCGGGGCAGCCGATGCCGGAAGCGAGATGTATATTATAGAGCAGTTCCATGATTACAAGATGG
This genomic window contains:
- the LOC141023013 gene encoding uncharacterized protein produces the protein MSTDAERAAAEKAEADKKAAEDAAAATKAAASAWPTGGYNSFIPLLLFSVLAMLALYVDFSAISVVCATLTEYQYAIICVNAMLVIYSWINLIEKLPIYSTIQKPNMCRNFSASGFAAALKPDKFTGTYFKRWQTKTTLWLTAMNVFWVTGVSTGTIAPEQEKAFKEATVVFLGAVLSVIGDKLVDAYLHVHVAKDLWEALESKFGAADAGSEMYIIEQFHDYKMVENRPVLEQAHEIICIVKELELLKCELPGKFVAGCIIAKLPNSWRNFATTLKHQRREFSVEDVIGHLSVEQNSRAKDSHGKGAEGTSVANMVNQKNFNSHKPKGKNGVQHNTDFKKKGKKTFKKNKKDEGCFTCGSVEHWANKCPNKYKKSGQDSKSVNMIVDNNENGAPGVSSNMLYHNDQTTLAALGHPRL